In Calliopsis andreniformis isolate RMS-2024a chromosome 6, iyCalAndr_principal, whole genome shotgun sequence, the genomic window CCATTGATTCTACTATGGCAGAtactttattcattctttaattACGGTGAGGTGAGTACATTTCAGTCTCAAGAATGAGACTGTACATATTATTATCCTATTGCAGAAGTATAATTATATCAAAAAAATGTTCTTTGTAATAGATAATCAAGAGGGAACCAGGAACCCTAGGTACAAGAATGTGGTCTCTATATGGACGACTATATCTTCGTCACTTTAACGAGCTCGACCATGAACTGAACGCGCGCTTGAATCGTGCCTACCGTCCAGCGTCAAAATACATGAGTATATTTACTTCTCCCATTATGACTGTTATCGCGAAGAACGTTGCCTTCGTGGCTGGGAGTATATTAGCGGTTCTACTGATATTAACCGTATACGACGAAGATGTACTAACGGTAGAACACGTATTGACTACTATGACCATATTGGGCGCGATGGTAGCAGGAGCAAGAGCATTTATACCCGATGAAAATTTAGTTTGGTGCCCCGAAACCCTTCTGACCGCTGTCTTAGCTCATACGCACTACAGACCGGATAGTTGGCGTGGTCACGCTCACACTCAAACCACCAGAGCGGAGGTTGCCCAATTATTCCAATACCGTGCGGTTCATCTTTTAGAAGAATTAATTTCTCCTTTACTTACACcgattattttgtgcttccacATGAGACAACGAGCATTGGACATTGTCGACTTCTATCGCAATTTCACAATAGAAGTCACGGGGGTTGGTGACGTTTGCAGCTTCGCGCAAATGGACGTACGAAAACACGGAAATCCCATGTGGCAGACAGTGGCACAAAGCCCTGTCGAGGACCGCAGCACGGGCTACGATAATCAATACGGCACCGAACCAGATAAGCTTCGAATTCCCATGTCGAATCAGTATACGCAAGCAGAAGATGGGAAAACGGAATTGTCCCTTATACACTTCACTTTGACAAATCCTGAATGGAGGCCACCGAGTCACGCCGAGAATTTCGTCACGGCTTTAAGGGAAAGAGCGAGGAAGGAAGTGCATGGCGTGCACGGCGAAATCAATCCTCTTTTGGCAAGCTTAAATAGTTTGTCTGGCCTGGGACCGGGTGTAAGTGTCTTTAAATACCTAATACAAAAAGGAAAACAAAGCGTTCGATACCGGATGTGGTTTTCAATTTTAATGTAGTCTTTAGCGTTTTCATTGCTTTAATTCTGTAATCAGAAATTGTAATTCCTAAAGAACTCCTAGCTCTTcatttttacatatttatataaTGGGATGAGATGTCTTGTTTCTTttagaaataatttcaaaatgaatattttttaaaatacttcaATTAATCTTTGTAAACGCAGAGGAATCTGTGAGAACAAACTAAACGTACAGTAACGTAACTCTGTGGACaacttttaaaatttaattctgATTGTTTCAGTACAACGATATAGTATCGAATATAATTCGGAGTACAATGGTGAATCAAATAAGTGCACCGAGTGCGAGCAACGTATTCACTAATCAACCAGGCCCGTCGGTCGCCTCGATGACAGTGGACCAAGCATCGAGTATGAAATCGGATCTCTTACCTCACGTGGTTCGACGTGGCGTGAACAAAGCAGAGGGACCAGTGCATAATGAGAAAGGGTTCCTCTATGGATTGCAGCAAGGAATATCAAATCAGTCTTTAGGAGCTTCCGTGTTCGGGTCCGGTCACGAACTCTCAATGGATTTATCTGTGCCGGTAGAATTAACTGCCGCCGATATGTCTCTGTCTACTTTGTACCTGCATGAGCTTCATCACAGACAAGTATGTTCAGTGTGATCAGTTTTATATAAATTTAAGGACAGTTATACCGAAATgtgaaatttataaaattttcttCTAGGTTAGGAGAAGGGGCTATCAAGAAATGGCCACGAAAAGTATATGGCAGCGAAGCCCTGTTCAAGAGCTTGCCACGCTTCCAGAAGTCAGGCAAGAGAGAGCGCCGCTGCTGTTGCATCAAGATTCCTCTATTAGGAATAACAGAGAATCGTACAACTTGAACGCTCACTTAGATAGCATCTGAACAATTTTCGTGCAGCGATTCGTCGCTTTTAAGAGAATAAACGTCGTTTTTATCCACTTTACTATTGGTCATGATCTCGTGCAATCTTTTTTTATGTAACAAGGATGAAGGTTAAATGTTTAAGGATCTGATCAGTATAAATACGAACACCGAGTCGATCTAGTTTGAGGAATGGTCAACGATTTCGGATGCCTACTCTTAACGCGTTAAGGGCCTAAGTACGAGGAGCATATTTTATCATAAGGCACGTCGAAATTTACGAAGACACAGTTATAAATTTGACGACAACTAATTACGTAGCTATACAGTTTCTTTATTAGGACAATTAAAAGAATATTGTTGCGTTCATTGCGAAATACAAATCTTTATATTGTGGTAATATCGATACTCTGTAACAGTTTCTGATGCCACGATTCTCTAGTCATACGAAATTAATCGCGCACCATAGCGTcgagaattatttatttatccaTCTAATCATTCGATGAATACGGTGGCAGGATAATACGGTCAACGGATAGGGCACGCGAGGAGCTGCGCGTGTGTATACATGCGCACGTATTTCCCTATTTCTATTAACGTTGGTTACGGTGCAGCTAACCACTTTAAGCGCAAATTCTTTGGAAACTCTTTGTAGGCCGTTACGAAAAATCGGCCAAAGACGACTAAATTCGTCCATTTATTCTTTGTTACGCGCGGTAAGTTCAGTACTCTTATAAATTAATGACTTTTATTAACAACCACGATCGCTCGTATAAAGTGTAGCAATAGTCTTTCAAGGATaattcatttaaatattttatttttaaaattaagtaaATGATAGATTGTCGCCTTTGAAGTAGCACCCTTAAGATTGTACTTATGCGTTTTAAGATAGCACTCATTGATCATAACATTTTTGGTATTTGTTTTAACACAAGTCAACTCATCAAGACATGATGAGCATAACAATTATCttaagaggattgagtactgtttgaAAATGCGTTTCTTCCATAGAATCATAAGGATAGAAATAAGACGAATATGGAGATCATTTCAACATAGTTATTAATTCTGACGTTAAAAATTCTTTCATTATAATCGCTAAATATGCAGATAGACTGTTGTGTGAAATTTATAATGGAGCAAGTTTAAGTCCAAGAGTCTTTAATTTCATAATTGATCACAATGTAGGAGAATTCCTCGTTATTCGTCTGATTTGTCTTCCAATGTCATTTTTATTTTCTCGAATAGAAGGGCTCATTAAAGTAACGCATTTTCAGTTAACTTTTGGTCTTGAAAGTAACCTAACGCGAGTGTTAAAACAtaccaaaaatattaaaattaatctaCCCTATGTTAAAACGCTTGAGTATAGTTTCAAAGGAATTCCTCTGAATGCCATAATTTCGTactttatttaatcttcaaaataAAGTTAACCAAATTATTCTCGAATTGCTATTGCTACACTCCGTGTATCACTCACCTTTGCAACGGAAGGAAACTAACGCGTAACAAAGATGCATAAAAACGTTTTTCTAGGAAAATCTTACATGAACATGATTCTATAAAGTGactattattcttattattactactactattaaTTTAAGAGTTATCTGTAATTTACCATTATGACAAATAAATACGTTTCGTAATAAAAGGTCACGAAAGATTTTTACCGAAGCATGCCACGAACCTCGCGCGTTTCGAACGAACGAGCAtggaaaaatacgacagtcgagAACAAATGGTAACGTTTCTAGGTAAAAGAATATGAGCACTCACCACGCCAGAAATTCATCGACGGATTTGATGTCGACCGATGTGACCAAGTACAATCTGCGATGCAACAGGAACATCAGCGAGAAGATGACCAAAAAGGACTTCGTATATGATATACGTCCACCGATTCAGAGTTCCAGAAAGGTAAACGCCTCTCGTTCGTGTCCTTCATTCTATCGCTACCACATCGAAATGTTTACATATGTACTTTCACGAGAAATTGGTGCTCGGGTCGGTCGTAACTTTACTTGCGAATCTCTCGAGACGATATTTTGTCAACAAACAGGAGGAAACTAGAACGACAAGAGTGTTTGAAACGAAGATGACGCTACTGGTACAATGAGCCAAGATGGCGTTGGCGCTTTTGTTCGCGGAAAATTTTTGATGTAACCAATAAAATTTTCTTCGCGTTATTTAAATGAATTGCATTTTGGACGAAGTATTTTACAACTATAGATGAAAGTTAATGGTAGGGTACTATACTTACATTAATACGTTACTGTTGAATAACTACCAAATTTACAATTTCACGTAAAACAAAGAAATCTAAGAATTTGAAAGGATCCACACTTCACGAGAGCAACCGTTGAACTGGCGCTCTGGTCATGCGCAGTCGCGATTTTTTGGAATCGTTTGTCTCGCACGAACATAAAATTCGTTTGAAATAACGTTTTCTTTGtctgatatttaaaattttaaatggtTTCAAggaaattttaatatattataaatgtatgccatttatatttttaaatattttcatgtTTCTATAATTTTCTGTAATTTATGATTAGAAGAGAAGAAATCATTTCCGGTATTCGAGGGAAGTAATTCCCACGTGATatgattaatttaaaaaagctaTCCATTCATGTAACATaaagaattttcatttttaatattatctcTTGTCGTACTAACGAAAGTAATTTACCTTAAAAAAACAGCAATATATTGTTGTTTAGCAATAAACAGATTAAAAATTAAAGTAAGGACTCTTTTTTTCGTGTTTGAATCGATGTCTGCAAGATTTGGAAGTATTAATTTCAAAcaaattaaatttttcataaTATAAGAAATATATATTGCACATGCAATTCAaaaaaacgtgattttttaAATACACTTATAAATGAGTTTGATAAATGTAGCTCTATTCATTATGAAAAGTTTACTAGTTaaagatcaaaattatagaatttattcaaagaactcttcaaatattaattataaagtatttaaataataacaagaaaatcatttaatgcaaGTAACACATAACTATTTCTTAGACTAATTATGCAAGTGAGATAACTATCTTTAAataaaactactctttatatcaatattacgcatttaataaattttctcctaaactcataaatagtttataatttttatattcaGTATAGTTTTGTAATTCAATATAAGTTTTTGTCACAGTGTCAGATATAgtaataatttgaaaaatgaaataaaaagcgAAAGTAAATATAATAAGTACATTAATTGTAAAAACGATACCTCGTTTGATGATTAGCTTATTCGTTTGTCTTAATGAAGCTGTTTCCATCAATATAACATTAGTTCATGTATTTCATGTTGAATTCACTAATATCAACAATCAAGCTGAATGGTTCTTACAATTAGTCTTTCCACAAGTTGAAGACTTCAATTTCAAAGGTGCAAATTTATGTTTATTTCACACTCTACCTATGataaaaatttctttatttcttaCTGAATCATAAATGTTGACATCTAAATTGAAGTAATTAACATATGCCAATTCATAATTGAAAAAAGAAGTTAAAAATTGTTGCTTGAGGGAAGAACACGTTATTCGGACCAACTATACACAGGTACGACAACCCTTTCATGCACAAAGGCGTCTTCTTCGTTATGCATTAATATTGACGCAGCTAAAATCAAATGCAAATTGCGCAACAGGCTGTTTACAATTGCTTATGatgtacaatacaaaatacactTGTAAAAAGTAAAGTAACGTTTATTTTCTGTTGACGAACAAAAATCGTGCTTGCAGCTCGAAGAGGGAAAATATCCAATCGTATTACCGCTTCAGCTACGACGAAAGCAAAGTTCTGattcaaaaataccacagtatacTGTAATCTCAGAAAAGGACAGCTATGGTGCTGGTGGAGACGTCCCCAGCAACGTAAATATTGCAGTCATATTCATGCATCAATCGAGCAgtaaaagcaaaaaaaaaaaattcgtgCACCTATTTCTACCAGTTCAGCCAACACAGATTTCGAATTGCAGTTTTCAGAACAACGAGCTTTGCGATACGAGTGCAACTTCTGTCACGAGCAAATTGCCACTTTGCTGTCCTTATCGACGCACGTGAAGTCTCATCGTCGAAGATACTGCAAGCACTGTTACCGGATACTGCTCGACAACGAAACGATGGAGGAGCACATTGAAAGCACTCACCAAATCGATCTAGGTATCATAACGAATGTCTAATACATGCCAGTTTAATAATCGAtgcatcaatccacaaaaactGCTCACGACAATTTCCTTACCTTTTTGACCTGTCGGAAATAAACGCCCGATACAAACAACGAAGGGAATCGATATTGTCTTCCTTTTCTGTGTGTAATCTTTAGATCGCGTCAAACGTATGAGAAATTGAAATAGCTCGATATCTGTTTCGCATACAATGCAAGAATCATCGTTCTGCTGAGAATTCACAATCGGTTCCACTTTGCGTTTCTTTATTCTTCAAGAATGCTTCGATATCTGGAGCGACGGTCTTCAGTACAGGTTCAACATCGTCTCCACAGTTTACACAAGTAATGTTCTGACCACGAAGCTGTAGGTCGTTAGCCAGCAGCTTCAGATTCTACGAAAATAATAATGGTTTCAATTAGAGACGAGAAATTGAAGCAGTCCTTATACTTAAATATACTTTTATTTGATGTGCACTGTATTTTAACACcataatgcaaatattttctataCTATTCTGGCAGAAAGATGATTAATTTTTTTCACGAAATTAAAATGTACAGATATTCTATAGTGTTTTCATTTTTGGATAATATTAGTAATCGAATTCATAATTTAGTTGACTGTATTTAATTTTAGTTTTTGTTATTCATAACTAAATAGTATACAACGTTGATCTAGACTGAAATATTTGAATGGGTAAAAATAACTTTATTTTGTGACAAGGTCGACTAAGTTATCGAAAAATAATTGTTACTTTTAGTTAGTTGCTTGAAATAAGATAACAAATAACGTTTTGAATGTATCTGCATAAAATTGaatgtatttaaataaatagGTATAAGTTCCGTCTATAAAAGCTGACAGTAGTACTATATTATGTTCTACAGACAAAAATTAAAAACACATAGCGTAGGTAATTATTATGTATTCTACAAATGCGAAATGAAATAATCATTTGATTAGTAATCTAAGTAATGAAACaattcaatagaaaatcatgtaCTTGttaaagtatttaaaaattatttttgtataattAACGTAATCACCTTCAAAAAGTTTTAATCAAATAACACTCAGAGGTAATAAAGCATTTCTTATTATAATAACTTTCTGATAGTTTTCCAACTGCCCACCATATATTATTGCAATGCATTTAAgctcataaactacaatatagttCAAACTGTTTAAGTGAAGATAAGATATCATGAAATGAAATGATTACAGACGCTACTATCATTCACACGTGGTGAAGTGGTGATACAAGCGAAACgttagtgattctacatgaaaaaataagtagaaaatatagaataaaacttTTTGATATTCTGCTTCATTTTCGCGAAAACTAATACAGAATTATAATCTGGCACAAGTGTACAGAAGTATAGTTTTACGTGCTTGAAGGGTACACAGCGTAAGTGGAACACTCATGGTCTGACCATTGACCGTCTCTACTTATAGTAAGCTAGAAGTATCTCTCTTTCCCTGCTCAAATCCCTGAAACTGTACTTCGGTTCACTTGTTCTCAGTTAAAATTCGGagccaattttctcgaaaacgaggcATAATATcaaactattctattttatattttcgattcattttttcatatagaattCTTCCTGTTTATACCATCAGTTCTGAGATATcctatacattaaagatgcatgaCATGACACAGGAGACGAATGCAGGATCATTTTGACCCATAATAGATTTTCTGTTGCAAACTATTTTTGGGGAAGaattatatataaaaatgtaGTTTGAACTTCATATACTTCATTTTTCTTTAGTTTTCTGTGCATCTGATACATGAAATAAGTGTATTTTTCATGATTCTAAAAAGATTTATTACAGTTTTGACATCTTGTACTATATTCAGGGTCAAAGCTACTTTGCATTCGTCGTACGAGAGTCTAAAGGTAAACAAAAGAGAGTGCTCCGAAGTTAAACTTACTTTTGCAACTGTCACGTCAATCCTCCTTAGATTTTTACAGTCAAGTACAACATTGAAGTGGTTCTCTTCCGAAAGTTTCATTATGTTTGACCGGAAGTTCTCTGCAGCTGGGAACGTAATTGTCTCTTGGG contains:
- the Atg9 gene encoding autophagy-related protein 9 isoform X1, whose product is MKRETVITCVEPNRRAKTMTTVLDGSYQRMEPYEGEEEDGEDDDEHEETPQESGVMIHVVPEGNKARWNHIEDLDSFFTRMYHYHQKHGFACMMLQETLELGQFIFVVIFSTFLFHCIDYSVLFKDNVTNNTSHKTSINDAILSTGECTASMGLVTWICIAVAAIFWTLRAVKVLYHLAQFWDIKLFFNTALKIEDCDLDNLTWHEVQKRVREVQKEQEMCIHKRELTELDIYHRILRFKNYMVAMVNKSLLPVRLKVPIIGEVIFMTRGLKYNMELLLFWGPWSPFENNWHLKEDYKKLNKRQELARTLSKHILWVGIANFMLCPLILLWQILYSFFNYGEIIKREPGTLGTRMWSLYGRLYLRHFNELDHELNARLNRAYRPASKYMSIFTSPIMTVIAKNVAFVAGSILAVLLILTVYDEDVLTVEHVLTTMTILGAMVAGARAFIPDENLVWCPETLLTAVLAHTHYRPDSWRGHAHTQTTRAEVAQLFQYRAVHLLEELISPLLTPIILCFHMRQRALDIVDFYRNFTIEVTGVGDVCSFAQMDVRKHGNPMWQTVAQSPVEDRSTGYDNQYGTEPDKLRIPMSNQYTQAEDGKTELSLIHFTLTNPEWRPPSHAENFVTALRERARKEVHGVHGEINPLLASLNSLSGLGPGYNDIVSNIIRSTMVNQISAPSASNVFTNQPGPSVASMTVDQASSMKSDLLPHVVRRGVNKAEGPVHNEKGFLYGLQQGISNQSLGASVFGSGHELSMDLSVPVELTAADMSLSTLYLHELHHRQVRRRGYQEMATKSIWQRSPVQELATLPEVRQERAPLLLHQDSSIRNNRESYNLNAHLDSI
- the Atg9 gene encoding autophagy-related protein 9 isoform X3; the protein is MTTVLDGSYQRMEPYEGEEEDGEDDDEHEETPQESGVMIHVVPEGNKARWNHIEDLDSFFTRMYHYHQKHGFACMMLQETLELGQFIFVVIFSTFLFHCIDYSVLFKDNVTNNTSHKTSINDAILSTGECTASMGLVTWICIAVAAIFWTLRAVKVLYHLAQFWDIKLFFNTALKIEDCDLDNLTWHEVQKRVREVQKEQEMCIHKRELTELDIYHRILRFKNYMVAMVNKSLLPVRLKVPIIGEVIFMTRGLKYNMELLLFWGPWSPFENNWHLKEDYKKLNKRQELARTLSKHILWVGIANFMLCPLILLWQILYSFFNYGEIIKREPGTLGTRMWSLYGRLYLRHFNELDHELNARLNRAYRPASKYMSIFTSPIMTVIAKNVAFVAGSILAVLLILTVYDEDVLTVEHVLTTMTILGAMVAGARAFIPDENLVWCPETLLTAVLAHTHYRPDSWRGHAHTQTTRAEVAQLFQYRAVHLLEELISPLLTPIILCFHMRQRALDIVDFYRNFTIEVTGVGDVCSFAQMDVRKHGNPMWQTVAQSPVEDRSTGYDNQYGTEPDKLRIPMSNQYTQAEDGKTELSLIHFTLTNPEWRPPSHAENFVTALRERARKEVHGVHGEINPLLASLNSLSGLGPGYNDIVSNIIRSTMVNQISAPSASNVFTNQPGPSVASMTVDQASSMKSDLLPHVVRRGVNKAEGPVHNEKGFLYGLQQGISNQSLGASVFGSGHELSMDLSVPVELTAADMSLSTLYLHELHHRQVRRRGYQEMATKSIWQRSPVQELATLPEVRQERAPLLLHQDSSIRNNRESYNLNAHLDSI
- the Atg9 gene encoding autophagy-related protein 9 isoform X2; amino-acid sequence: MRRLRRFYFRRIKMTTVLDGSYQRMEPYEGEEEDGEDDDEHEETPQESGVMIHVVPEGNKARWNHIEDLDSFFTRMYHYHQKHGFACMMLQETLELGQFIFVVIFSTFLFHCIDYSVLFKDNVTNNTSHKTSINDAILSTGECTASMGLVTWICIAVAAIFWTLRAVKVLYHLAQFWDIKLFFNTALKIEDCDLDNLTWHEVQKRVREVQKEQEMCIHKRELTELDIYHRILRFKNYMVAMVNKSLLPVRLKVPIIGEVIFMTRGLKYNMELLLFWGPWSPFENNWHLKEDYKKLNKRQELARTLSKHILWVGIANFMLCPLILLWQILYSFFNYGEIIKREPGTLGTRMWSLYGRLYLRHFNELDHELNARLNRAYRPASKYMSIFTSPIMTVIAKNVAFVAGSILAVLLILTVYDEDVLTVEHVLTTMTILGAMVAGARAFIPDENLVWCPETLLTAVLAHTHYRPDSWRGHAHTQTTRAEVAQLFQYRAVHLLEELISPLLTPIILCFHMRQRALDIVDFYRNFTIEVTGVGDVCSFAQMDVRKHGNPMWQTVAQSPVEDRSTGYDNQYGTEPDKLRIPMSNQYTQAEDGKTELSLIHFTLTNPEWRPPSHAENFVTALRERARKEVHGVHGEINPLLASLNSLSGLGPGYNDIVSNIIRSTMVNQISAPSASNVFTNQPGPSVASMTVDQASSMKSDLLPHVVRRGVNKAEGPVHNEKGFLYGLQQGISNQSLGASVFGSGHELSMDLSVPVELTAADMSLSTLYLHELHHRQVRRRGYQEMATKSIWQRSPVQELATLPEVRQERAPLLLHQDSSIRNNRESYNLNAHLDSI
- the LOC143180509 gene encoding uncharacterized protein LOC143180509: MSTHHARNSSTDLMSTDVTKYNLRCNRNISEKMTKKDFVYDIRPPIQSSRKLEEGKYPIVLPLQLRRKQSSDSKIPQYTVISEKDSYGAGGDVPSNFSEQRALRYECNFCHEQIATLLSLSTHVKSHRRRYCKHCYRILLDNETMEEHIESTHQIDLGIITNV